The Bacteroidales bacterium genome includes a window with the following:
- a CDS encoding DUF89 family protein, with the protein MKTKSFLTTPEIQRILNKIFCDIIGISDPFAAEKKSSNEIALDLYDTWKPKVATSANPFDLALRLAIAGNIMDYGANISFDIQQTITRVLMDNFAIDHSQLLRERVSDAQDILYLGDNAGEIVFDKLFIETMINTNVTYVVKSKPVLNDVTMKDASQVGMFDVASVITNGFDAPSTVLSRCSNEFLRIYESADLIISKGQGNLEGLLPHSDPRIFFLLMVKCDIIANRLNVKKGDFVVYNQFAAI; encoded by the coding sequence GTGAAAACGAAGAGCTTCCTCACAACTCCTGAAATTCAGCGAATTCTCAACAAGATTTTTTGCGATATTATTGGGATTTCTGATCCATTTGCCGCAGAGAAGAAAAGCAGTAATGAAATTGCACTTGATCTTTACGATACCTGGAAACCGAAAGTAGCCACATCTGCAAACCCTTTCGACCTTGCCCTCAGGCTTGCCATTGCGGGTAATATTATGGATTATGGAGCAAATATCAGTTTCGATATCCAACAAACCATTACACGTGTGTTGATGGACAACTTTGCTATCGATCATTCACAATTGCTGAGGGAAAGAGTATCTGATGCTCAAGATATCTTATATCTGGGTGACAATGCCGGCGAAATTGTTTTCGACAAACTGTTTATCGAAACCATGATAAATACTAATGTTACCTACGTAGTAAAAAGCAAACCGGTGCTAAATGATGTGACCATGAAGGATGCCAGCCAGGTGGGAATGTTTGATGTGGCTAGTGTCATAACAAATGGATTTGATGCTCCCTCCACAGTGTTGAGCCGTTGCAGTAATGAGTTTTTAAGAATATATGAATCGGCTGACCTGATAATATCAAAAGGGCAAGGTAATTTGGAAGGGCTATTGCCACATTCCGATCCAAGAATTTTCTTTTTACTGATGGTGAAGTGCGATATTATTGCCAACCGCCTTAACGTAAAAAAAGGAGATTTTGTAGTTTATAATCAATTTGCTGCAATATAA
- a CDS encoding Mrp/NBP35 family ATP-binding protein — MSTEIEKIKLENVRNVIVIASGKGGVGKSTVAVNLAISLARNGMKVALVDGDIYGPSVPRMFGIEDAKPEVRSDNGKEVFFPIERFGVKVMSIGFFISRNQSLIWRGPMAANAITQLIENTVWGDIDILIIDYPPGTGDIQLTTVQKLEITGALIVTTPQEIALNDARKAASLFTHHDIHVPVLGVIENMSWFTPAKHPDEKYFIFGKDGGKRLAEELGTKLLGQIPLVKEVGESAEKGLSIFSQTDQTVIKAFDNISEGLLKFAFQSTNN; from the coding sequence ATGAGCACAGAAATAGAAAAGATCAAACTTGAAAACGTAAGAAATGTGATTGTTATCGCCTCAGGAAAAGGAGGTGTTGGCAAATCAACAGTTGCCGTTAACCTGGCCATTTCCCTTGCCAGAAATGGAATGAAGGTGGCTTTGGTGGATGGAGATATTTACGGGCCTTCGGTTCCAAGAATGTTTGGGATTGAAGATGCCAAACCGGAAGTACGTTCTGATAATGGTAAAGAAGTATTTTTCCCAATCGAACGTTTCGGAGTTAAAGTTATGTCAATTGGCTTCTTTATTTCCCGGAACCAATCATTGATATGGCGTGGCCCTATGGCTGCAAATGCCATTACCCAGCTCATTGAAAACACTGTATGGGGCGATATTGACATATTGATCATTGACTATCCACCGGGAACCGGAGATATCCAGCTCACCACGGTTCAAAAACTTGAGATTACTGGTGCACTCATCGTTACCACACCCCAGGAAATTGCCCTGAACGATGCACGTAAAGCGGCTTCATTGTTCACGCATCATGATATCCATGTTCCAGTGCTGGGTGTCATAGAAAACATGTCGTGGTTCACACCGGCCAAACATCCTGATGAGAAGTATTTCATTTTTGGGAAGGATGGCGGCAAGAGACTTGCGGAAGAATTAGGCACAAAACTGCTCGGACAAATACCATTGGTAAAAGAGGTGGGAGAATCAGCCGAGAAAGGTCTCAGTATATTCAGCCAAACGGATCAAACAGTAATCAAAGCCTTTGACAATATTTCTGAAGGCTTGTTAAAATTTGCATTTCAATCAACTAACAACTAA
- a CDS encoding DUF134 domain-containing protein — translation MSPRNKRIRKVLNPPTIKGLKPYGPDVAEDKTSAVTLLFEEYEALRLCDYDMFNHHQACVIMAVSRPTFTRIYASARQKIAKTLVEGSQLSIEGGKVYFDSDWYHCKHCTCYFNNPEKEKSIETCPLCKSFDVISYEPHDSLKFDEEKRCEDICLCPSCGFEQAHEYGKPCGGQSCPKCNTRMTRKGTPGKRNPKHKIQNPK, via the coding sequence ATGTCGCCAAGAAATAAACGCATACGAAAAGTACTAAATCCACCAACAATTAAAGGTTTAAAGCCTTACGGCCCTGATGTTGCTGAAGACAAGACTTCTGCTGTGACCCTGCTTTTTGAAGAATATGAAGCACTCAGGCTATGCGATTACGATATGTTCAACCACCATCAGGCCTGCGTGATCATGGCAGTTTCAAGACCAACGTTTACCAGGATCTATGCTTCTGCGCGGCAGAAAATCGCCAAAACACTGGTTGAAGGAAGCCAGCTTAGCATTGAAGGGGGCAAAGTATATTTCGACAGCGATTGGTATCATTGCAAGCATTGTACCTGCTATTTCAACAATCCTGAAAAAGAAAAAAGCATTGAAACATGCCCGCTCTGCAAAAGTTTTGATGTTATCAGTTACGAACCACATGACTCCCTGAAATTTGATGAAGAGAAGCGCTGTGAGGATATTTGCCTCTGCCCTTCATGCGGTTTTGAGCAAGCACACGAATATGGCAAACCCTGTGGAGGTCAATCTTGCCCAAAATGCAATACACGTATGACCCGTAAAGGAACACCAGGGAAGAGAAATCCTAAGCACAAAATCCAAAATCCCAAATAG
- a CDS encoding NifB/NifX family molybdenum-iron cluster-binding protein: MIKKIAIPLEDGVLCPHFGHCQQFSIIETDSNKITAEHLLTPPPHEPGLLPAWLSEKGVTDVIAGGMGQKAIMIFNDQHINVFIGAPIRNAKELVSEFLENKLVLTANYCDHEGHHDHENCKH, encoded by the coding sequence ATGATAAAAAAAATTGCTATTCCTCTAGAAGACGGCGTATTGTGCCCACATTTCGGCCACTGCCAACAATTCTCGATTATTGAAACCGATAGTAACAAAATTACTGCTGAGCATTTATTGACTCCTCCTCCGCATGAACCCGGTTTACTTCCAGCCTGGCTGTCTGAAAAAGGAGTCACTGATGTAATTGCAGGCGGCATGGGGCAAAAAGCCATTATGATTTTTAACGATCAGCATATCAATGTTTTTATTGGTGCCCCTATCCGAAATGCAAAAGAACTGGTGAGCGAATTCCTTGAAAACAAATTGGTGCTTACTGCCAACTATTGCGACCACGAAGGGCATCATGATCACGAAAATTGCAAACACTAG
- a CDS encoding ATP-binding protein yields the protein MELAIISGKGGTGKSSIAAAFATMGSNVILADCDVDAANLYLLFNPPHDEEEVFTGSYKAVVDQENCTLCRQCIDYCRFDAIAMVNNQINISEASCDGCFLCSRICPEQAIEMIQHDKSRMYTGSFRDGRMVYGWLAPGEENSGKLVNLIREKVKKLAQQNGLSHIIIDGPPGTGCPVISTITGTDKVLIVTEPGISGLSDLKRTVELVQGFKYPAMVLINKYDLNPEMTSRIEVFCDTVWIPVVGKLAFDPQMTEAMLNCKSIVEWKPKSETSKALNRIWKTILNF from the coding sequence ATGGAATTGGCCATCATCAGCGGTAAAGGGGGAACGGGTAAATCGAGCATTGCAGCGGCATTTGCTACCATGGGTTCAAATGTAATCCTTGCAGATTGCGATGTGGATGCGGCCAATTTATATTTGCTTTTCAACCCTCCACATGACGAAGAAGAGGTTTTTACCGGCAGCTATAAGGCTGTGGTTGATCAGGAAAATTGTACGCTTTGCAGACAATGTATTGATTATTGCCGCTTTGATGCCATTGCAATGGTTAACAACCAGATTAACATTTCTGAAGCTTCCTGCGATGGATGTTTTCTGTGTTCCAGAATTTGTCCGGAACAAGCCATCGAAATGATTCAGCATGATAAAAGTAGAATGTATACAGGCAGTTTTCGAGATGGCCGTATGGTTTATGGTTGGCTGGCACCCGGTGAAGAAAACTCAGGCAAGCTGGTTAATCTGATAAGGGAAAAAGTGAAGAAGCTGGCTCAGCAAAACGGATTATCACACATTATCATTGACGGGCCGCCAGGAACTGGGTGCCCTGTGATTTCAACCATTACAGGAACCGACAAGGTGCTGATCGTTACAGAGCCAGGCATTTCCGGTTTAAGTGATCTAAAGCGCACCGTTGAACTGGTTCAGGGATTTAAATATCCGGCAATGGTTCTGATCAACAAATACGACCTCAATCCGGAAATGACTTCGCGAATTGAAGTTTTTTGCGATACTGTCTGGATTCCCGTTGTTGGTAAACTGGCTTTCGATCCGCAAATGACAGAAGCCATGCTGAATTGTAAAAGTATTGTTGAGTGGAAGCCGAAGTCAGAAACCAGTAAAGCATTAAACAGGATCTGGAAAACAATTTTAAATTTTTGA
- a CDS encoding peroxiredoxin, whose amino-acid sequence MEEQVFTMPRIGEKAPEFKAVTTQGDINFPSDYKGSWVILFSHPADFTPVCTSEFMTFATMEKQFNEANCKLVGLSVDGLYSHIAWLRTIKEKIEYKGMKNVEVMFPLIEDITMEVAKKYGMMMPGESNTKAVRAVFVIDPKGIVRTVLYYPLSLGRNFDEMYRIIIALQTADEFKIATPADWRPGDDVIISPAGSCGTAKDRMEGKEEGLDCKDWFFCTKKIDKKTVLDRILKK is encoded by the coding sequence ATGGAAGAACAAGTTTTTACAATGCCAAGAATAGGTGAAAAAGCACCTGAATTCAAAGCCGTTACCACACAAGGTGACATTAATTTCCCATCTGACTACAAAGGAAGTTGGGTCATACTCTTCAGCCATCCTGCTGACTTTACACCAGTCTGCACTTCCGAGTTCATGACATTTGCCACAATGGAAAAGCAATTTAACGAAGCCAATTGCAAACTGGTTGGACTTTCAGTAGATGGGCTTTACAGTCACATTGCCTGGTTGCGAACCATCAAAGAAAAGATAGAATACAAAGGAATGAAAAACGTGGAGGTAATGTTTCCGCTCATTGAAGACATTACCATGGAAGTGGCTAAAAAATATGGAATGATGATGCCAGGCGAGAGCAATACCAAGGCCGTTCGTGCTGTATTTGTGATTGATCCCAAAGGCATTGTAAGAACCGTGCTTTATTATCCCTTAAGCCTGGGCCGTAATTTTGATGAGATGTACCGGATTATTATTGCATTACAAACAGCCGACGAGTTTAAAATTGCAACCCCCGCCGACTGGCGCCCAGGTGATGATGTAATCATTTCTCCAGCCGGTTCATGCGGAACAGCAAAGGATCGCATGGAAGGCAAAGAAGAAGGGCTTGATTGTAAAGACTGGTTCTTCTGCACCAAGAAAATAGATAAGAAAACTGTATTAGATAGGATACTGAAAAAATAA
- a CDS encoding agmatine deiminase family protein → MNHLKTIIFSVAFVLWLIPQISLAQQSRRFVAEWEPAWGTLIRWPLGIPSDLVVELATDDSLYVLVANQTQKTQAINTFSSWSVNLDHCQFIIAPTNSHWTRDWGPHYVFNENGVGGIADPYFSGYPWVPGCNPKSALDLEVDYERHIYGGYALDNAVNATLAENFNCPLISLPIFLTGGNVMVDGFKTAVATQQMLDENFPGFNEEQFRQMAADSLGISNFIIVDNPEVHGIQHIDCYAKFLDEETILVKKVPLFHPEFACCEALANHLGNETNAFGEPYEIVRVFCANYSGNNSAAYTNSFILNKKVLVPLFNIPEDEQALQVYEEAMPSYEVIGFSWGSWYYYDALHCRTMGIFDRYMLRIEHKPLKGDQIFAGLPVIKTRIHAYSDAGLINEGLKLYWREQGNFGWQQQPLVPVEGTDSLMAIIPGAEVSKIYNYFISASDSSGRNETHPITAPFAYHTFTYADNTTGIHKTELAAELIISPNPFTEITQIIFYNSDSSGRLTIWTADGKKVREWNNLPPGENKINWDGKDNKSNDIKSGTFIVVYSNDKFSVSTKCLLTD, encoded by the coding sequence ATGAACCACTTAAAAACCATCATTTTCTCCGTAGCATTTGTTCTGTGGCTTATTCCTCAGATTTCACTAGCACAGCAATCCCGCCGCTTCGTAGCCGAATGGGAACCCGCCTGGGGCACGCTGATCCGCTGGCCACTTGGAATCCCCTCAGATCTTGTGGTTGAACTGGCCACAGACGACAGTCTTTATGTGCTTGTGGCCAACCAAACCCAGAAAACACAAGCGATCAACACTTTCTCTTCCTGGAGTGTGAACCTTGATCACTGCCAGTTCATCATTGCACCCACCAACTCGCATTGGACGCGCGACTGGGGACCGCATTATGTGTTCAATGAAAATGGTGTTGGTGGAATTGCTGATCCCTATTTCTCTGGTTATCCCTGGGTTCCGGGCTGCAATCCGAAATCAGCGCTGGATTTGGAAGTAGATTATGAACGCCATATCTACGGTGGTTATGCACTGGATAATGCAGTGAATGCCACACTTGCCGAAAACTTTAATTGCCCCCTCATTTCGTTGCCGATTTTTCTAACAGGCGGCAATGTAATGGTTGATGGTTTTAAAACGGCCGTTGCCACCCAGCAAATGCTGGATGAAAACTTCCCGGGTTTCAACGAGGAGCAGTTCAGGCAGATGGCTGCAGATAGCCTGGGGATCTCAAATTTCATCATCGTTGACAACCCTGAAGTTCATGGAATACAGCATATTGATTGCTATGCAAAATTCCTCGACGAAGAAACCATACTTGTTAAAAAAGTTCCCTTATTTCACCCCGAGTTCGCCTGCTGTGAAGCATTGGCAAATCATTTGGGCAATGAAACCAACGCTTTTGGCGAGCCTTATGAGATTGTTCGTGTTTTTTGTGCAAACTACAGCGGGAACAATTCGGCGGCCTACACCAATTCTTTTATTCTTAATAAAAAGGTGCTTGTACCATTGTTTAATATCCCGGAAGATGAGCAAGCACTCCAGGTTTATGAAGAAGCCATGCCTAGCTATGAAGTCATTGGGTTTTCATGGGGTTCGTGGTATTACTATGATGCATTGCATTGCCGCACAATGGGCATTTTCGACAGATATATGTTGCGTATTGAACACAAACCCTTGAAAGGAGATCAAATATTTGCCGGTTTACCTGTGATTAAAACCAGAATTCATGCCTATTCCGATGCAGGTCTTATCAATGAAGGCCTTAAGCTTTACTGGCGCGAACAGGGTAACTTTGGCTGGCAGCAGCAGCCCTTGGTTCCTGTAGAAGGCACTGATTCATTAATGGCAATTATTCCAGGTGCGGAAGTTTCAAAAATCTATAATTATTTCATTTCCGCCAGCGATTCTTCCGGGAGGAACGAAACTCATCCAATCACGGCCCCGTTTGCCTACCATACTTTTACTTATGCAGACAACACGACAGGCATCCATAAAACAGAACTAGCAGCTGAACTTATTATTTCCCCGAACCCATTCACAGAAATAACCCAAATAATCTTTTACAATAGCGATTCTTCCGGCAGATTGACGATATGGACTGCGGACGGAAAGAAGGTCAGGGAATGGAACAACCTTCCACCCGGGGAGAATAAGATTAACTGGGACGGAAAAGATAATAAGTCCAATGACATTAAATCAGGAACTTTTATTGTAGTCTATTCGAATGACAAATTCTCAGTTTCAACAAAATGTTTGCTAACTGATTGA
- a CDS encoding DUF169 domain-containing protein has protein sequence MITELQKIFGTTCMGLKVNAETGSAPVYTKQARFCEMVGEAFQTTFCVSPHQVKCAGARRSMGLLKHDPELIDHVHEESGIKKATIEKAINDIPRLKSPPENILMGITESMEKTIQPDMYIVFTTPLKVMQLMKMYALKLDAFPVIKPYTFMSVCANVFVNTCLNHVISISFGCPESRKYGFLKEDHAVVGIPYDTCLKLFG, from the coding sequence ATGATAACGGAATTACAGAAAATATTTGGCACAACCTGCATGGGTTTAAAGGTGAATGCAGAAACAGGGTCGGCCCCTGTTTATACCAAACAAGCACGCTTTTGCGAAATGGTGGGAGAAGCATTTCAAACAACATTTTGCGTGAGCCCTCACCAGGTGAAATGCGCAGGAGCCCGGCGCAGCATGGGACTGTTAAAGCATGATCCTGAATTGATTGATCACGTTCATGAGGAAAGTGGTATAAAAAAGGCAACCATCGAAAAGGCAATCAATGACATTCCCCGGCTGAAAAGCCCTCCGGAAAATATTTTGATGGGAATCACTGAAAGCATGGAGAAAACGATACAGCCCGACATGTACATTGTATTTACAACCCCTTTGAAGGTGATGCAACTGATGAAAATGTATGCTTTAAAACTGGATGCCTTTCCGGTGATCAAGCCTTATACTTTCATGTCGGTATGTGCCAACGTATTTGTAAACACCTGTCTGAACCATGTGATCAGCATTTCATTTGGCTGTCCTGAATCAAGAAAGTATGGATTTTTAAAAGAAGACCATGCTGTGGTAGGAATACCTTATGATACCTGCTTAAAGCTTTTTGGATAA
- a CDS encoding DUF5320 family protein, with protein MPHMNETGPEGKGSGTGRRLGKCKDHNEEEALKKLSKGMGKGRQTGGSEGKGKRLGNRMK; from the coding sequence ATGCCACACATGAATGAAACCGGACCGGAAGGCAAAGGTTCAGGCACGGGCCGGAGATTGGGAAAATGCAAGGACCACAACGAAGAAGAGGCGCTCAAGAAATTAAGTAAAGGAATGGGTAAAGGAAGGCAAACAGGAGGTAGTGAAGGCAAAGGGAAACGCCTTGGAAACAGAATGAAATAA
- a CDS encoding radical SAM protein → MISFGPIPSRRLGKSLGINNVPSPKICSYSCIYCQVGLTNKFSINRECFYEPVQIYREVEKHLQQLEKSNLPDYLTFVANGEPTLDACLGESIQMLKNLRIPVAVITNASLIGDQKVREDLKLADWVSVKIDTADFFIWKRLNRPHHSIEFNSYLEGLYRFAAEFEGKLATETMLVAGINDSTAALEQTAALIRQIHPGTAYIAVPTRPPAVEWVKAPDEMVTNEAYQIFNKKGLKTELILGFEGSDTGFTGNAREDILNICAVHPIREDTMQKLLAKNHADFSLPEQLIQEQKIRQLSYKSMKYYLRKYGG, encoded by the coding sequence ATGATTAGTTTTGGCCCCATACCATCACGAAGATTAGGGAAGAGTCTCGGGATCAATAATGTTCCTTCACCAAAGATTTGTTCCTACTCTTGCATATACTGCCAGGTGGGGCTTACAAACAAATTTAGCATCAACAGGGAATGTTTTTATGAACCGGTTCAGATTTACCGGGAAGTTGAAAAACACCTTCAACAACTCGAAAAAAGTAATCTGCCTGATTATCTGACTTTTGTTGCCAATGGTGAACCAACACTGGATGCCTGTTTGGGTGAATCCATACAGATGCTGAAAAATCTCAGAATTCCGGTTGCGGTTATCACAAATGCTTCCCTGATTGGTGATCAGAAGGTAAGGGAAGATCTAAAGCTGGCAGATTGGGTATCAGTTAAAATTGATACTGCAGATTTCTTTATCTGGAAAAGACTTAACCGGCCACATCACAGTATAGAGTTTAACAGCTACCTTGAAGGACTATACCGGTTTGCTGCTGAATTTGAAGGCAAACTAGCCACCGAAACCATGTTGGTTGCAGGGATCAACGACAGTACAGCAGCACTTGAACAAACCGCAGCATTGATCCGCCAGATTCATCCCGGCACTGCCTACATTGCCGTTCCTACCCGCCCTCCGGCAGTGGAGTGGGTAAAAGCCCCGGACGAAATGGTTACCAATGAAGCCTACCAAATCTTTAATAAAAAAGGTCTGAAAACAGAACTTATCCTCGGTTTTGAAGGCTCAGATACAGGTTTTACCGGAAATGCCAGGGAGGATATTTTGAATATCTGTGCCGTGCATCCCATCAGGGAAGATACCATGCAAAAATTACTGGCAAAGAATCATGCAGATTTCAGTTTGCCGGAGCAGTTGATTCAGGAACAGAAAATTCGCCAATTGAGCTATAAATCAATGAAGTATTACTTGCGTAAATATGGAGGATAA
- a CDS encoding DUF5320 domain-containing protein, with protein MPGFDKTGPEGEGAMTGRRMGCCTGYGAKLKKSTQSENTDGLSENDSRRGFGFGRRGRGGGRGFGLRNRFRGGE; from the coding sequence ATGCCTGGATTTGACAAAACAGGGCCTGAAGGCGAAGGAGCTATGACTGGCCGCCGTATGGGATGTTGTACCGGATATGGTGCAAAACTCAAAAAATCAACTCAATCTGAAAACACGGATGGTCTTTCGGAAAACGATAGCCGCAGAGGTTTTGGATTTGGCCGTAGAGGCAGAGGGGGAGGCCGGGGTTTTGGACTTCGAAATCGTTTCAGAGGCGGAGAATAA
- the def gene encoding peptide deformylase, translating into MIADVLIYGSRILRQHSEEVVNNNKLEEFINTLFETLEKKGGIGLAAPQIGELKRTFVMDTFPLDDEQVEKFKRVVINPLILATSNETVRYSEGCLSIPDIWEEVERPKEIEVRYLDETFEPVERKLNGTEARIFQHEYDHLEGILFIDKIHPMRKVMISGKLKSLVQKTKKYHRR; encoded by the coding sequence ATGATAGCAGATGTTTTAATTTACGGTTCAAGAATACTCCGCCAACATTCAGAGGAAGTTGTAAACAACAATAAGTTGGAGGAGTTTATCAACACCCTCTTTGAAACATTGGAGAAAAAAGGCGGTATAGGCTTGGCTGCACCCCAAATAGGAGAGTTAAAAAGGACATTTGTCATGGATACCTTCCCTTTGGATGATGAACAGGTTGAAAAATTCAAAAGGGTCGTTATCAATCCCTTGATCCTGGCAACAAGTAACGAAACCGTGAGATATTCAGAAGGCTGCCTGAGCATCCCGGACATCTGGGAGGAGGTTGAAAGACCCAAAGAGATTGAAGTCAGATATCTTGATGAAACATTTGAACCAGTTGAGCGAAAGTTAAATGGCACAGAGGCAAGGATTTTCCAACATGAATATGACCACCTGGAGGGCATCCTTTTTATTGACAAGATTCATCCGATGAGAAAAGTCATGATTTCTGGAAAACTGAAGAGCCTTGTTCAAAAAACCAAAAAGTATCATAGGAGATGA
- a CDS encoding CGGC domain-containing protein produces MMEKIKIGIIICDRYSACAGGKCFRSLRNREGAFATYMDVDAEIAGFTTCGGCPGGNIEYAPEEMKKNGVTHIHFATGFLVGYPPCPYMEHFEEFISEKYGMKVIFGTHPIPEKYYLTHMALNTWNTPFLQRAIEPVLPGKEIRFRYD; encoded by the coding sequence ATAATGGAAAAGATCAAGATAGGAATCATCATCTGCGATCGCTATTCAGCCTGTGCCGGAGGAAAATGCTTTCGCTCCCTGAGAAACCGTGAAGGCGCTTTTGCCACGTATATGGATGTTGATGCTGAAATTGCCGGCTTCACCACATGCGGTGGCTGCCCTGGTGGAAATATTGAGTATGCACCTGAAGAAATGAAGAAAAACGGAGTAACCCATATTCACTTTGCCACCGGGTTTCTGGTAGGTTATCCACCTTGTCCGTATATGGAACATTTTGAGGAGTTTATTAGCGAAAAGTATGGGATGAAGGTCATTTTTGGTACACACCCCATTCCCGAGAAGTATTATTTGACACATATGGCACTCAATACATGGAATACGCCTTTTCTTCAAAGAGCCATCGAACCCGTTTTGCCTGGAAAGGAAATCAGGTTTAGATATGATTAA
- a CDS encoding ATP-binding protein, translated as MIKSKHHIIAIASGKGGTGKTFVATNLFHALKETGENVMLIDCDAEAPNALAFFDSRQADCIEVTQQVPVIDSAKCTFCGKCHEYCAYNAIFILPSLEIIKVIEDLCHACGACLVACKYDAITQKSVTLGQVSLNSINENVNLIEARTKIGVMTPVLVIKAAIRQIDHRNNIVILDSPPGTSCPFIHTVAAADYVVLVTEPTPFGLSDLKRSVETLKQMNKPFGVIVNRAGIGNNEVYDYLESEGIELLLEIPFDKEIARICSNGGMVVNHNPALKHQLLKLEQKITDKHGIGHHQR; from the coding sequence ATGATTAAGTCAAAACACCATATTATTGCCATTGCCAGTGGCAAAGGCGGAACCGGAAAAACTTTCGTGGCCACCAATCTTTTCCATGCTTTGAAAGAAACCGGGGAAAATGTGATGTTGATTGATTGCGATGCCGAAGCGCCCAATGCGCTGGCTTTTTTTGATTCCCGTCAGGCTGATTGCATCGAAGTTACACAACAGGTTCCGGTAATTGACTCAGCCAAATGCACTTTTTGTGGGAAATGTCATGAATACTGTGCTTACAATGCAATTTTCATCCTGCCGTCTCTTGAAATTATTAAGGTAATTGAAGATTTGTGCCATGCTTGCGGAGCGTGCCTGGTTGCTTGTAAGTATGATGCCATTACTCAAAAATCAGTTACATTGGGACAGGTTTCGTTGAATTCAATAAATGAAAATGTTAACCTGATAGAGGCCCGCACAAAGATTGGAGTGATGACACCCGTACTGGTGATAAAAGCAGCCATCCGGCAAATTGATCATCGGAATAATATTGTGATACTTGACTCACCACCGGGAACTTCATGCCCTTTTATTCACACGGTAGCTGCAGCCGATTACGTTGTGCTTGTTACCGAACCTACTCCATTTGGCCTGAGCGACCTGAAAAGAAGCGTAGAAACTTTGAAGCAAATGAACAAACCATTTGGAGTTATTGTGAACCGGGCCGGGATCGGAAATAATGAAGTTTACGATTACCTGGAATCCGAGGGGATAGAGCTGTTGCTTGAAATTCCTTTCGACAAAGAAATCGCCCGAATCTGTTCCAATGGTGGAATGGTTGTGAACCATAATCCTGCACTGAAACATCAGCTTTTAAAACTCGAACAAAAAATTACGGATAAACATGGAATTGGCCATCATCAGCGGTAA
- a CDS encoding NifB/NifX family molybdenum-iron cluster-binding protein translates to MKVAITSTGNTLESQIDERFGRCVFFVIYDTETRSTEFLPNPHKEAESGAGPAAVQLLASRGVSKIVAGEFGLKIKSLLDSLKIQMIVIKKPELKIQEVIDMLNT, encoded by the coding sequence ATGAAAGTAGCCATTACATCAACAGGAAACACACTCGAATCTCAAATTGACGAACGCTTTGGCCGTTGTGTCTTTTTCGTGATATACGACACCGAAACCAGATCCACCGAATTTTTGCCCAATCCGCATAAAGAGGCTGAATCTGGTGCCGGGCCTGCAGCCGTGCAACTGCTTGCTTCGCGTGGAGTAAGCAAAATTGTGGCTGGTGAGTTCGGGTTAAAGATTAAATCCTTGCTCGACAGTTTGAAGATTCAAATGATCGTGATCAAAAAGCCTGAATTAAAGATTCAGGAAGTCATTGATATGTTAAACACTTAA